One window of the Alphaproteobacteria bacterium genome contains the following:
- a CDS encoding phytanoyl-CoA dioxygenase family protein, which yields MQAGDNEMQQAVADDAQVEAIVEELMNGRGYYVLEDAYDAATVAEARARIVELASLPPPDVDKKDALSVLAATDHVWNLIDKGAVFERMVQHPTVLAVFARILGSEFKLGSYAARIQRPGAEGQLPHLDYPYWDLYDRHTFPRNINTSFRMNCQVTVMLDDFTLENGATMVAPGTQLSGQWPDKDAFYRQMIQTTGRAGSAMLMTGLLWHGAGANRTDRPRVGLLGQFLPKFVKPMEDQLRSVRQEVIDRASPTLRALLGVDYPYPQVLDTGAGAAY from the coding sequence ATGCAGGCGGGGGATAACGAGATGCAGCAGGCGGTGGCGGACGACGCCCAGGTCGAGGCGATCGTCGAGGAGCTGATGAACGGCAGGGGCTACTACGTGCTCGAGGACGCCTACGACGCCGCGACCGTGGCCGAGGCCCGGGCGCGGATCGTCGAGCTGGCCAGCCTGCCGCCGCCGGACGTCGACAAGAAGGACGCGCTGTCCGTGCTCGCCGCCACCGACCACGTCTGGAACCTGATCGACAAGGGCGCGGTGTTCGAACGCATGGTGCAGCACCCGACCGTGCTGGCGGTGTTCGCCCGGATCCTGGGCAGCGAATTCAAGCTCGGCTCCTATGCCGCGCGGATCCAGCGGCCCGGCGCGGAGGGCCAGCTGCCGCACCTCGACTATCCCTATTGGGACCTCTACGACCGCCACACCTTCCCGCGCAACATCAACACCAGCTTCCGGATGAACTGCCAGGTCACCGTGATGCTGGACGACTTCACGCTGGAGAACGGCGCGACCATGGTGGCGCCCGGCACGCAGCTGTCCGGGCAATGGCCGGACAAGGACGCATTCTACCGCCAGATGATCCAGACCACCGGCCGGGCCGGCTCCGCCATGCTGATGACCGGGCTGCTTTGGCACGGCGCCGGCGCCAACCGCACCGACAGGCCGCGCGTCGGCCTGCTCGGCCAGTTCCTGCCGAAGTTCGTCAAGCCGATGGAGGACCAGCTCAGGAGCGTGCGCCAGGAGGTGATCGACCGCGCCTCGCCCACGCTGCGCGCCCTGCTCGGCGTCGACTATCCCTATCCGCAGGTGCTCGATACCGGCGCCGGCGCGGCCTACTGA